The following are from one region of the Saccharomyces kudriavzevii IFO 1802 strain IFO1802 genome assembly, chromosome: 12 genome:
- the TSR2 gene encoding Tsr2p (similar to Saccharomyces cerevisiae TSR2 (YLR435W); ancestral locus Anc_4.314), producing the protein MSMQYIDEAASVQAEQGRTNLMFPDEKQQARFELGVSMMIYKWDALDVAVENNWGGPDSTEKRDWITGVIVDLFKSEKVVDVTLIEETLLYAMVDEFETNVEDDSALPIAMEIINIYNDCFNLNYNKVEKLYLDWEEKQKTRKSKRVVNVEGDDDDDDDDDDEDEYDDEDDDEEMDELVPDLVSSKAEPVVDDDGFELVQPKGRRRH; encoded by the coding sequence ATGAGCATGCAATATATCGATGAAGCAGCATCCGTACAAGCTGAGCAGGGTAGAACTAATTTAATGTTCCCTGATGAAAAGCAACAAGCTCGTTTTGAACTTGGCGTTTCCATGATGATTTACAAGTGGGATGCTTTGGATGTTGCCGTGGAAAACAACTGGGGCGGTCCAGATTCTACTGAAAAGAGGGATTGGATTACGGGTGTTATCGTAGATCTCTTCAAAAGCGAAAAAGTGGTTGACGTTACTTTAATCGAAGAAACGTTGCTTTATGCAATGGTTGATGAATTTGAGACGAACGTTGAAGACGACTCAGCTTTGCCCATTGCTATGGAGATTATTAACATATACAACGACTGTTTCAACTTAAATTACAATAAGGTGGAAAAATTGTACTTGGATTGGGAGGAAAAGCAGAAGAcaaggaaatcaaagagGGTTGTAAATGTTGAgggtgatgatgatgatgacgacgacgatgatgatgaagatgaatatgatgatgaagatgatgatgaagaaatggatGAGCTTGTGCCTGACTTGGTGTCAAGTAAAGCGGAACCTGTTGTTGATGACGATGGTTTTGAATTGGTTCAACCAAagggaagaagaagacattAG